In one Winogradskyella sp. MH6 genomic region, the following are encoded:
- a CDS encoding gliding motility-associated C-terminal domain-containing protein: MKQAYYILNLLLLGLVLPLSAQDISLFEQFNGRYDYTAIGNTLNQAENNIDQSFCSLLESSSANLSLDTDNQIIKAYLYWAGSGFGDTEVTLNGTPISSEEIYTVTYSDVFNGQLEYFSCYADITDLVLNDGNGNYVFSDMDISADLMSNPGYCNNRTNFGGWSIYVIYQNDNLPLNQVNLYQGLEIINRNVQEKEIILNNIDVIDNEGAKIGFLAWEGDNSLNYGESLSINDNIISNPPLNLADNAFNGTNTFANSTTFYNADLDVYDLENNISIGDTSVSIKLTTGGINENGGFSADLIILNNIITVLNSQLPDATIEVNDYIVNCGNSSIELFYTVNNFNSTDILPANTPIAFYLDGLLIGQSQTVNDLNIGESESNTIIVTEPEDSNPNLTITAVVDDDGSMSGVVTETNENNNINYFDIELLVIPDIITLPGLIGCNEGFETSTYNLYEALVNLEYDEDNISFYQSLEDLETAANSILIPSNYNNTSNPETIYVRLESPPCYEIYQFQLSTENCPPYVPNGFSPNDDTFNDWFNIQGLYDIFTEHQLKIYNRYGDIIFEGNNEKPWFGKINRGLNNHGKTVPVGTYYYILYLNDPNYRPMVGWVYVNY, translated from the coding sequence TTGAAACAAGCATACTACATACTCAATCTGCTCTTGTTAGGCTTGGTATTGCCATTATCAGCTCAAGATATTTCTCTGTTTGAACAATTTAATGGCAGATATGACTATACGGCTATTGGTAACACTTTAAATCAGGCAGAAAATAATATAGATCAGAGTTTTTGCTCTCTTTTAGAATCCTCTAGTGCTAACCTTTCATTAGACACAGACAATCAAATTATAAAAGCATATTTGTATTGGGCTGGCTCAGGATTTGGTGATACTGAAGTTACCCTAAACGGAACACCAATTTCTAGTGAAGAGATATATACCGTGACTTACAGTGATGTTTTTAACGGACAATTAGAGTATTTTTCATGCTATGCAGACATCACCGATTTAGTGCTTAATGATGGTAATGGAAACTATGTGTTTTCAGACATGGATATAAGTGCAGACTTAATGTCTAATCCTGGCTATTGTAATAACAGAACAAATTTTGGTGGTTGGAGTATTTATGTTATCTATCAAAATGATAACCTTCCTTTAAATCAAGTTAACCTATACCAAGGTCTAGAAATTATTAACCGAAATGTACAGGAAAAAGAAATTATTCTTAATAATATTGATGTTATTGATAATGAAGGTGCCAAAATAGGTTTTCTGGCTTGGGAAGGTGATAATAGTCTTAACTATGGAGAGTCTTTATCAATTAATGATAATATTATTTCTAATCCACCTTTAAACCTTGCGGATAATGCTTTTAACGGCACCAACACCTTTGCAAACTCTACCACATTTTATAATGCCGATTTAGATGTATACGACCTAGAAAACAATATAAGTATTGGAGATACTTCTGTATCTATAAAATTGACTACAGGAGGCATAAATGAAAATGGAGGTTTTAGTGCAGACCTTATAATTCTGAACAATATTATTACAGTACTCAACAGCCAATTACCAGATGCCACAATAGAAGTCAATGATTACATAGTAAATTGCGGAAACAGTAGTATTGAATTATTCTACACCGTTAATAACTTTAATAGTACAGATATTTTACCTGCCAATACACCTATTGCATTTTATTTAGATGGTCTTCTCATTGGACAAAGCCAAACCGTAAACGATTTAAATATTGGCGAATCTGAGTCTAATACTATTATTGTAACAGAACCTGAAGACTCTAATCCTAATTTAACCATAACAGCCGTTGTTGATGACGATGGCAGCATGTCTGGAGTGGTAACCGAAACCAACGAAAACAACAATATTAACTATTTTGATATTGAATTATTAGTTATACCAGACATCATAACTCTACCAGGCCTTATAGGTTGCAATGAAGGTTTTGAAACTTCAACTTATAATTTATATGAGGCATTGGTTAATCTAGAATATGACGAAGACAATATTTCTTTTTATCAATCGCTAGAAGATTTAGAAACAGCAGCTAATTCTATTTTAATACCATCAAACTATAATAACACCTCAAATCCTGAAACCATTTATGTAAGGTTAGAAAGCCCTCCATGTTATGAAATATATCAATTTCAACTTTCTACAGAAAATTGTCCGCCTTATGTTCCAAATGGTTTTTCGCCTAACGACGACACCTTTAATGATTGGTTCAACATACAAGGACTTTACGACATTTTTACAGAGCACCAACTAAAAATCTATAACCGCTATGGTGATATTATTTTTGAAGGTAATAATGAAAAACCATGGTTTGGAAAAATAAATAGAGGTTTAAACAATCACGGTAAAACTGTTCCTGTTGGCACATACTATTACATTCTATATCTCAATGATCCCAACTATCGACCAATGGTAGGTTGGGTGTACGTAAATTACTAA